In the genome of Hippoglossus hippoglossus isolate fHipHip1 chromosome 4, fHipHip1.pri, whole genome shotgun sequence, one region contains:
- the podn gene encoding podocan yields the protein MAFPKPSFLRALSVLLLASVLVRCQAPLDPVEEEEPIMGTDIAKVATKSPPVQCPSDCSCTSEEAVDCAGVDLTEFPSDLSDKICRLLLQNNKIEQVTVEHVSHLYQLETLNLQNNWLTTEGLEDEGFEMLEELAYLYLANNKLTSAPKVLPPSLVSADFAANELSKIYPYTFGHKPKLRSVYLHNNKLTDAGLPDHMFNASDNLDILTLSSNFLRVVPKNLPSSLYRLHLKSNKLEKIPAGAFDNLKNLRELYLQNNLLSNEGMDNETFSQLNSLECLDLSNNNLSVVPKGLPRNLVLLHLEKNSIRSIPGDALISVRNLEYLLLHNNNIRSRSIHPGAFQGLKKLHTLHMYNNLLERVPRGLPRRAKTLMLLHNSISELGRNDLALLYTLTELNLSYNKLTNQNVHREAFRKLRELERLDLSGNNFHSMPLGLPRSLQVLEIKNNQINSIPDGALTGMEKLQKIILSNNQLKLNSVYQGAWMELSALTTLDLSANQLSHIPSDLPESLEYLHLQSNRISTVPASAFEGTPNIKGIFLRFNRLSVNSVDESSFAHLSNLQVLDIGTANTDLPFKGDDMEGDMMMEEEQET from the exons ATGGCCTTTCCCAAGCCCTCCTTCCTGCGGGCCCTGAGTGTGCTGCTCTTGGCCTCGGTTTTGGTGCGATGCCAGGCCCCTCTGGACCcagtggaagaggaagaacCAATAATGGGGACTGACATTGCAAAAGTGGCGACAAAATCTCCGCCTGTCCAGTGTCCATCAGACTGTAGCTGTACATCAGAGGAGGCAGTGGACTGCGCTGGAGTCGACCTCACAGAGTTTCCATCCGATTTGTCAGATAAAATCTGCCGTCTCTTACTGCAG AACAACAAAATCGAGCAGGTAACAGTGGAGCACGTTTCCCATCTGTATCAGCTTGAGACCCTCAACCTTCAGAACAACTGGCTCACTACAGAGG GCCTTGAAGATGAAGGTTTTGAGATGCTGGAAGAGCTAGCTTATTTATACTTGGCGAATAACAAG CTTACTTCAGCACCAAAGGTCTTACCCCCCTCTTTGGTTAGTGCTGATTTTGCTGCGAATGAGCTTTCAAAGATCTACCCATATACGTTTGGCCATAAACCAAAACTGAG GTCTGTGTATCTCCATAACAACAAGCTGACTGATGCAGGGCTTCCTGATCACATGTTCAATGCTTCTGACAATCTGGATATCCTAACATTGTCAAGCAACTTCCTGCGGGTTGTACCCAAGAACCTGCCCTCCAGCCTTTATCGTCTTCATCTAAAG AGTAATAAGTTGGAGAAAATCCCAGCTGGGGCTTTTGACAACTTGAAAAACCTAAGAGAGTTGTATCTCCAGAACAATCTGCTCAGCAATGAGGGCATGGACAACGAGACTTTCAG CCAACTGAACAGCCTGGAGTGCCTGGATTTGTCAAATAACAATCTGAGCGTCGTCCCCAAGGGTCTGCCTCGCAATCTAGTGCTGCTTCACCTGGAGAAGAATTCCATCCGCAGCATCCCCGGAGACGCTCTTATCTCTGTCCGAAACCTTGAGTACTTGCTTCTCCACAATAACAACATCCGCTCCCGTTCCATCCACCCAGGTGCCTTCCAG GGTTTAAAGAAGCTGCATACTCTACACATGTATAACAATTTGCTGGAGCGGGTTCCCCGGGGCTTGCCTCGACGGGCCAAGACCCTAATGCTGCTCCACAACTCGATTTCTGAACTTGGCCGGAATGACCTGGCCCTGCTTTACACCCTAACGGAGCTCAATCTTAGCTACAACAAGCTGACCAACCAAAATGTTCACAGAGAAGCCTTCAGGAAGCTGCGCGAATTGGAAAGACTGGACCTGTCGGGGAACAACTTTCACTCCATGCCCCTGGGTCTTCCGCGCAGCCTGCAGGTGCTCGAAATCAAGAACAATCAGATCAACTCTATTCCGGATGGTGCACTGACGGGCATGGAGAAGCTGCAAAAGATCATCCTGAGTAACAACCAGTTGAAACTGAACTCAGTCTACCAAGGAGCTTGGATGGAGCTCAGTGCGCTCACA ACATTAGATCTGTCTGCCAACCAGCTGTCGCACATCCCCTCGGACCTTCCTGAGTCTCTGGAGTACCTTCACCTACAAAGTAATCGCATCTCCACTGTTCCTGCTTCAGCATTCGAAGGCACTCCGAACATCAAAGGCATCTTCCTCCG GTTTAACCGCCTGTCTGTGAACTCTGTGGATGAGAGCTCTTTCGCCCACCTGTCCAACTTGCAAGTGCTGGACATTGGCACagcaaacactgaccttcccTTTAAAGGAGACGACATGGAGGGTGAtatgatgatggaggaggagcaAGAAACATAA
- the scp2b gene encoding sterol carrier protein 2b isoform X2 — protein MPERQRLRIEAINTSASDGLEGFKAHAVFQEINKKLQEEGEQFVKKIGGVFAFQVKDGPNGQEATWFVDVKNGKGCVHNDTAKKADCTISMSDTDLLALMTGKMNPQNAFFQGKLKIKGNMGLAMKLQSLQLQPGKAKL, from the exons ATGCCTGAAAGACAGAGGTTAAG GATTGAAGCCATTAACACCAGTGCCAGTGATGGGCTGGAGGGGTTCAAGGCCCATGCAGTGTTCCAGGAAATCAACAAGAAGCTTCAGGAG GAAGGGGAGCAGTTTGTGAAAAAGATCGGGGGAGTGTTTGCCTTTCAAGTGAAGGATGGCCCAAATGGTCAGGAGGCAACTTGGTTTGTGGATGTGAAGAATGGCAAAGGCTGTGTTCATAATGACACAG CTAAGAAAGCAGACTGTACCATTTCCATGTCGGATACAGATTTGTTGGCCTTAATGACAGGGAAGATGAACCCACAGAAT GCGTTTTTCCAGGGCAAGCTGAAGATCAAGGGAAACATGGGACTTGCCATGAAGCTTCAAAGCCTGCAACTGCAGCCAGGCAAAGCCAAACTGTAG
- the scp2b gene encoding sterol carrier protein 2b isoform X1, which produces MPERQRLSMSRIEAINTSASDGLEGFKAHAVFQEINKKLQEEGEQFVKKIGGVFAFQVKDGPNGQEATWFVDVKNGKGCVHNDTAKKADCTISMSDTDLLALMTGKMNPQNAFFQGKLKIKGNMGLAMKLQSLQLQPGKAKL; this is translated from the exons ATGCCTGAAAGACAGAGGTTAAG catGTCAAGGATTGAAGCCATTAACACCAGTGCCAGTGATGGGCTGGAGGGGTTCAAGGCCCATGCAGTGTTCCAGGAAATCAACAAGAAGCTTCAGGAG GAAGGGGAGCAGTTTGTGAAAAAGATCGGGGGAGTGTTTGCCTTTCAAGTGAAGGATGGCCCAAATGGTCAGGAGGCAACTTGGTTTGTGGATGTGAAGAATGGCAAAGGCTGTGTTCATAATGACACAG CTAAGAAAGCAGACTGTACCATTTCCATGTCGGATACAGATTTGTTGGCCTTAATGACAGGGAAGATGAACCCACAGAAT GCGTTTTTCCAGGGCAAGCTGAAGATCAAGGGAAACATGGGACTTGCCATGAAGCTTCAAAGCCTGCAACTGCAGCCAGGCAAAGCCAAACTGTAG
- the LOC117759692 gene encoding carnitine O-palmitoyltransferase 2, mitochondrial-like: MASLLSVQCVASLRRSGGLAHLRTTALGVSKRNYSKKEASPSEYLHQSVVPSMHYQKSLPRLPIPKLEDTMRRYLAAQRPLLDDDQFRTTEKLAQDFQSGVGKQLHEELVAQDKRNKHTSHISGPWSDMYLSARDSVVLNFNPFMSFNPDPNTEYNNQLVRATNMVCSAVRFMKTLRAGLLEPEVFHLNPAKSDTDGFKRFIRWVPSSLSWYGAYMMNAYPLDMSQYFRLFNSTRIPKCGRDELFTNEKGRHLLVMRKGNMYVFDIVDRDGNLVKPAEIQSHLQYILSDPTPAPAFPIGVLTSENRDVWAGLREKLIAAGNTEKLNLVDSAIFCFCLDDETMRDHIHISHNMLHGDGCNRWYDKSFSIILSKDGQAAINFEHSWGDGVAVLRFQNEIFKDTTEQPLVHPGSVAAAVDSASAVRRLEFRLDSELENGIKTAKENFDSAVSKLTIDALEFKKGGKKQLKKSKLSPDAIAQLAFQMGFLRQYGETVATYESCSTAAFKHGRTETIRPATSFTKQCSHAFVCQPGQHSVEQLQAMLHECSKYHGQLTKEAAMGQGFDRHLFALRYLANSKGQALQDLYTDPAYAAINHNILSTSTLTSPAVNLGGFAPVVPDGFGVGYGVHDDWIGCNVSSYPARNVHEFLQCVHKSLEDIFTVLDGKPLS, encoded by the exons ATGGCCAGTCTGCTTTCGGTGCAGTGCGTCGCCTCCCTGAGGAGAAGCGGAGGTCTGGCTCACCTCAGGACCACAGCACTGGGGGTCAGTAAGCGAAACTACAGCAAGAAAGAAGCGTCTCCCTCCGAGTACCTCCACCAAAGTGTGGTGCCGTCGATGCACTACCAGAAGAGTTTACCCAG GCTACCCATACCAAAGCTGGAGGACACTATGAGGAGGTATTTAGCTGCCCAGAGGCCTCTGTTGGATGATGACCAGTTCAG AACAACAGAGAAACTTGCACAGGATTTCCAGAGTGGTGTGGGGAAACAGCTGCATGAGGAATTGGTAGCCCAGGATAAAAGAAATAAGCACACAAGCCACATCTCAG GACCATGGTCTGATATGTACCTGTCTGCTCGTGACTCCGTGGTGCTGAACTTCAACCCCTTCATGTCCTTCAATCCGGACCCTAACACAGAGTACAATAACCAGCTTGTACGGGCAACTAATATGGTGTGTTCAGCGGTTCGCTTCATGAAAACACTTCGAGCTGGATTACTGGAGCCTGAGGTTTTTCACCTAAACCCAGCAAAGAGTGACACAGACGGATTCAAAAGGTTCATCCGCTGGGtcccgtcctctctgtcttggTATGGAGCATACATGATGAATGCTTACCCGCTGGACATGTCTCAGTACTTTCGGCTCTTTAACTCCACTCGGATTCCGAAATGTGGGCGGGATGAGCTCTTCACTAATGAGAAAGGGCGACATCTCTTAGTTATGAGAAAAGGCaacatgtatgtgtttgacATCGTAGACAGAGATGGGAATTTAGTGAAGCCTGCAGAGATCCAGTCCCACTTACAGTACATTTTGTCTGATCCGACACCAGCACCCGCCTTCCCTATTGGGGTGCTGACCAGTGAGAACAGGGATGTGTGGGCTGGGCTAAGGGAAAAACTGATAGCtgctggaaacacagagaaattaaATCTTGTTGACAGCGcaattttctgtttctgtctggaTGATGAAACCATGCGAGACCATATTCACATCTCCCACAACATGCTGCACGGTGATGGCTGCAACCGGTGGTACGACAAGTCCTTCAGCATCATTCTCTCCAAGGATGGACAGGCAGCCATTAATTTTGAGCACTCATGGGGCGATGGCGTAGCTGTGCTCCGCTTTCAGAATGAGATCTTCAAAGACACCACGGAGCAGCCACTGGTGCACCCAggctctgttgctgctgctgtagatTCGGCCTCTGCTGTGCGCAGACTGGAGTTTAGGCTGGACAGTGAGCTGGAAAATGGCATCAAAACAGCAAAGGAGAACTTTGATTCAGCTGTGTCAAAACTCACTATTGATGCCCTGGAGTTCAAGAAGGGTGGGAAGAAACAGCTAAAGAAGAGCAAGTTGAGTCCAGACGCTATAGCCCAGCTGGCTTTTCAGATGGGCTTCCTGAGGCAGTATGGAGAGACAGTGGCCACATATGAGTCGTGTAGCACTGCAGCATTCAAGCATGGCCGCACAGAGACGATCCGACCAGCTACCTCATTCACCAAACAGTGTTCCCACGCCTTTGTTTGTCAGCCAGGACAACACAGTGTGGAGCAACTGCAGGCCATGCTCCATGAATGCTCCAAATATCATGGGCAGCTCACCAAGGAAGCAGCTATGG GCCAAGGTTTTGACAGACACCTCTTTGCCCTGCGATACCTGGCCAACTCAAAGGGCCAAGCTCTGCAAGACCTGTACACTGACCCTGCTTACGCTGCCATCAACCACAACATCCTCTCGACCAGCACCCTCACCAGTCCAGCCGTGAACCTCGGCGGCTTCGCCCCAGTGGTGCCTGATGGGTTTGGCGTTGGCTATGGTGTCCATGATGACTGGATCGGCTGTAATGTGTCCAGCTACCCTGCTCGCAACGTCCATGAATTCCTGCAGTGTGTCCACAAGTCTTTAGAGGACATTTTCACAGTCCTGGATGGAAAGCCACTTAGTTAA
- the magoh gene encoding protein mago nashi homolog: MSTSDFYLRYYVGHKGKFGHEFLEFEFRPDGKLRYANNSNYKNDVMIRKEAYVHKSVMEELKRIIDDSEITKEDDALWPPPDRVGRQELEIVIGDEHISFTTSKIGSLIDVNQSKDPEGLRVFYYLVQDLKCLVFSLIGLHFKIKPI; the protein is encoded by the exons ATGTCGACGAGCGACTTCTATTTGAGGTATTATGTTGGTCACAAGGGGAAGTTTGGACACGAGTTCCTGGAGTTTGAATTCAGACCTGACG GTAAACTGAGGTATGCAAACAACAGCAACTACAAGAATGACGTCATGATCAGGAAAGAG GCATATGTACACAAAAGTgtgatggaggagctgaagaggatCATTGACGACAGTGAGATCACCAAGGAAGACGATGCATTGTGGCCGCCTCCTGATAGAGTTGGCAGACAG GAACTGGAGATCGTCATCGGTGATGaacacatttcattcacaaCTTCCAAAATTGGCTCCTTGATCGATGTCAACCAGTCAAA GGACCCTGAAGGTCTTCGCGTGTTCTACTACCTGGTGCAAGACCTGAAATGTCTCGTCTTCAGTCTCATCGGTCTCCACTTCAAGATCAAGCCTATCTAA
- the aatf gene encoding protein AATF isoform X2 produces MAASFSQELEDLLNPLPKFVDPEDDGDEATKAKVVEKFNDDEDEDGLGLSALRKHNTSLLSDTDRRYVGKAVSRKQLQIDIGGSGEEEDDDDDEDGDDDDDDDDDENNLEDDEEELVGKTKVSGMRFPQGVEFHKLTAGMDDLGVSEEDAGDDESGEETEGSDEDKASDDDDDDMEDDDDMEGTVRTFSKEKVDEAVEKGKAVKNQLALWDQLLEGRIKFHKALVTANQLPQPQTLSEFKRRGGAEIAGALKTTHKALKALQRSLLELQDQLLCQNEDTRPIALGKTGAQGEDEEINSDENDDEEGSAQVGLAPKRKLEMAEYPDFMAKRFAAFQPYRNATLQKWHDKTRLTMGKSSKGFGAFDRNILTQVEQVLMDKERLVRRTQTRRSEYRVLGKRESSAFTSETVPCEDEEVEQQLKANTHLKDADEDIFDDDDFYHQLLRELIERRTNAADPNDQVAMGRQWLAIQKLRSKIKKKVDTKASKGRKVRFHIHSKLVNFMAAIDHSLMNDEARSELYRGLFGQNSSVKCDV; encoded by the exons ATGGCAGCCTCGTTTTCTCAGGAGCTCGAGGACTTGTTGAATCCTTTGCCTAAATTCGTGGATCCAGAGGACGATGGTGACGAAGCGACCAAAGCCAAAGTCGTCGAGAAATTCAATgacgacgaagacgaagacggACTCGGCCTCAGTGCCCTGCGGAAGCACAACACATCtctgctctcagacacagacCGGCGGTACGTGGGTAAAGCAGTCTCCCGTAAACAGCTGCAGATAGATATTGGGGGAtctggtgaggaggaggatgatgatgatgatgaagatggtgatgatga tgatgatgatgatgatgatgaaaacaatctagaagatgatgaggaagagtTGGTGGGCAAGACAAAAGTTTCTGGCATGAGATTTCCTCAGGGAGTGGAGTTCCACAAGCTGACAGCGGGCATGGATGATCTGGGAGTGAGTGAAGAAGATGCTGGTGATGATGAAAGTGGCGAGGAAACTGAGGGCAGCGATGAAGATAAagcctctgatgatgatgatgatgacatggAGGACGATGATGACATGGAGGGTACCGTGCGCACATTTTCAAAAGAGAAAGTAGATGAAGCGGTCGAGAAAGGGAAAGCTGTGAAGAACCAGCTGGCCCTGTGGGACCAACTGCTCGAAGGAAGAATCAAATTCCATAAAGCTCTGGTGACGGCCAACCAGCTTCCACAGCCGCAGACCCTCTCAGAGTTTAAGAGGAGGGGCGGAGCTGAGATTGCAGGGGCGCTGAAGACCACACACAAGGCTTTAAAGGCTCTCCAAAGGTccctgctggagctgcaggatcAGCTGCTGTGCCAGAACGAAGACACGCGGCCCATCGCTCTGGGCAAGACTGGGGCTCAGGGTGAAGACGAGGAGATAAACAGTGATGAGAATGACGACGAAGAGGGATCAGCGCAGGTGGGCTTAGCACCAAAACGAAAATTGGAGATGGCAGAGTACCCAGACTTCATGGCCAAACGCTTCGCTGCATTCCAGCCTTACCGCAACGCAACGCTGCAGAAGTGGCACGACAAAACTCGACTGACCATGGGTAAGAGCAGCAAGGGCTTTGGGGCATTTGATAGGAACATACTGACTCAGGTGGAGCAGGTGCTGATGGACAAAGAGAGGCTGGTGCGGCGTACCCAGACCCGACGCTCAGAATACAGAGTCCTGGGGAAGAGAGAGTCCTCTGCTTTCACCTCGGAGACCGTCCCCTGTGAAGATGAAGAGgttgagcagcagctgaaagcTAACACGCATCTCAAAGACGCGGACGAGGACATATTTGATGACGACGATTTCTACCACCAGCTACTGCGAGAGCTCATCGAGCGCAGGACGAATGCAGCAGATCCCAACGACCAGGTGGCCATGGGCCGACAGTGGCTGGCCATTCAGAAATTGCGCAGCAAGATAAAGAAGAAGGTGGATACCAAAGCCAGCAAGGGGCGCAAAGTCCGATTCCACATCCACAGTAAGCTGGTGAATTTTATGGCTGCGATTGACCACAGCTTAATGAACGACGAGGCTCGCAGCGAACTCTATCGTGGCCTTTTTGGTCAGAACTCCTCGGTCAAGTGTGACGTTTAG
- the aatf gene encoding protein AATF isoform X3: MAASFSQELEDLLNPLPKFVDPEDDGDEATKAKVVEKFNDDEDEDGLGLSALRKHNTSLLSDTDRRYVGKAVSRKQLQIDIGGSGEEEDDDDDEDGDDEEEEGTVRTFSKEKVDEAVEKGKAVKNQLALWDQLLEGRIKFHKALVTANQLPQPQTLSEFKRRGGAEIAGALKTTHKALKALQRSLLELQDQLLCQNEDTRPIALGKTGAQGEDEEINSDENDDEEGSAQVGLAPKRKLEMAEYPDFMAKRFAAFQPYRNATLQKWHDKTRLTMGKSSKGFGAFDRNILTQVEQVLMDKERLVRRTQTRRSEYRVLGKRESSAFTSETVPCEDEEVEQQLKANTHLKDADEDIFDDDDFYHQLLRELIERRTNAADPNDQVAMGRQWLAIQKLRSKIKKKVDTKASKGRKVRFHIHSKLVNFMAAIDHSLMNDEARSELYRGLFGQNSSVKCDV, translated from the exons ATGGCAGCCTCGTTTTCTCAGGAGCTCGAGGACTTGTTGAATCCTTTGCCTAAATTCGTGGATCCAGAGGACGATGGTGACGAAGCGACCAAAGCCAAAGTCGTCGAGAAATTCAATgacgacgaagacgaagacggACTCGGCCTCAGTGCCCTGCGGAAGCACAACACATCtctgctctcagacacagacCGGCGGTACGTGGGTAAAGCAGTCTCCCGTAAACAGCTGCAGATAGATATTGGGGGAtctggtgaggaggaggatgatgatgatgatgaagatggtgatgatgaggaggaggag GGTACCGTGCGCACATTTTCAAAAGAGAAAGTAGATGAAGCGGTCGAGAAAGGGAAAGCTGTGAAGAACCAGCTGGCCCTGTGGGACCAACTGCTCGAAGGAAGAATCAAATTCCATAAAGCTCTGGTGACGGCCAACCAGCTTCCACAGCCGCAGACCCTCTCAGAGTTTAAGAGGAGGGGCGGAGCTGAGATTGCAGGGGCGCTGAAGACCACACACAAGGCTTTAAAGGCTCTCCAAAGGTccctgctggagctgcaggatcAGCTGCTGTGCCAGAACGAAGACACGCGGCCCATCGCTCTGGGCAAGACTGGGGCTCAGGGTGAAGACGAGGAGATAAACAGTGATGAGAATGACGACGAAGAGGGATCAGCGCAGGTGGGCTTAGCACCAAAACGAAAATTGGAGATGGCAGAGTACCCAGACTTCATGGCCAAACGCTTCGCTGCATTCCAGCCTTACCGCAACGCAACGCTGCAGAAGTGGCACGACAAAACTCGACTGACCATGGGTAAGAGCAGCAAGGGCTTTGGGGCATTTGATAGGAACATACTGACTCAGGTGGAGCAGGTGCTGATGGACAAAGAGAGGCTGGTGCGGCGTACCCAGACCCGACGCTCAGAATACAGAGTCCTGGGGAAGAGAGAGTCCTCTGCTTTCACCTCGGAGACCGTCCCCTGTGAAGATGAAGAGgttgagcagcagctgaaagcTAACACGCATCTCAAAGACGCGGACGAGGACATATTTGATGACGACGATTTCTACCACCAGCTACTGCGAGAGCTCATCGAGCGCAGGACGAATGCAGCAGATCCCAACGACCAGGTGGCCATGGGCCGACAGTGGCTGGCCATTCAGAAATTGCGCAGCAAGATAAAGAAGAAGGTGGATACCAAAGCCAGCAAGGGGCGCAAAGTCCGATTCCACATCCACAGTAAGCTGGTGAATTTTATGGCTGCGATTGACCACAGCTTAATGAACGACGAGGCTCGCAGCGAACTCTATCGTGGCCTTTTTGGTCAGAACTCCTCGGTCAAGTGTGACGTTTAG
- the aatf gene encoding protein AATF isoform X1 gives MAASFSQELEDLLNPLPKFVDPEDDGDEATKAKVVEKFNDDEDEDGLGLSALRKHNTSLLSDTDRRYVGKAVSRKQLQIDIGGSGEEEDDDDDEDGDDEEEEEDGSIEGLDEKEGDDLMVDEEPDDDDDDENNLEDDEEELVGKTKVSGMRFPQGVEFHKLTAGMDDLGVSEEDAGDDESGEETEGSDEDKASDDDDDDMEDDDDMEGTVRTFSKEKVDEAVEKGKAVKNQLALWDQLLEGRIKFHKALVTANQLPQPQTLSEFKRRGGAEIAGALKTTHKALKALQRSLLELQDQLLCQNEDTRPIALGKTGAQGEDEEINSDENDDEEGSAQVGLAPKRKLEMAEYPDFMAKRFAAFQPYRNATLQKWHDKTRLTMGKSSKGFGAFDRNILTQVEQVLMDKERLVRRTQTRRSEYRVLGKRESSAFTSETVPCEDEEVEQQLKANTHLKDADEDIFDDDDFYHQLLRELIERRTNAADPNDQVAMGRQWLAIQKLRSKIKKKVDTKASKGRKVRFHIHSKLVNFMAAIDHSLMNDEARSELYRGLFGQNSSVKCDV, from the coding sequence ATGGCAGCCTCGTTTTCTCAGGAGCTCGAGGACTTGTTGAATCCTTTGCCTAAATTCGTGGATCCAGAGGACGATGGTGACGAAGCGACCAAAGCCAAAGTCGTCGAGAAATTCAATgacgacgaagacgaagacggACTCGGCCTCAGTGCCCTGCGGAAGCACAACACATCtctgctctcagacacagacCGGCGGTACGTGGGTAAAGCAGTCTCCCGTAAACAGCTGCAGATAGATATTGGGGGAtctggtgaggaggaggatgatgatgatgatgaagatggtgatgatgaggaggaggaggaggacggcaGCATAGAAGGGTTGGACGAGAAGGAAGGAGATGATTTAATGGTGGATGAGGagcctgatgatgatgatgatgatgaaaacaatctagaagatgatgaggaagagtTGGTGGGCAAGACAAAAGTTTCTGGCATGAGATTTCCTCAGGGAGTGGAGTTCCACAAGCTGACAGCGGGCATGGATGATCTGGGAGTGAGTGAAGAAGATGCTGGTGATGATGAAAGTGGCGAGGAAACTGAGGGCAGCGATGAAGATAAagcctctgatgatgatgatgatgacatggAGGACGATGATGACATGGAGGGTACCGTGCGCACATTTTCAAAAGAGAAAGTAGATGAAGCGGTCGAGAAAGGGAAAGCTGTGAAGAACCAGCTGGCCCTGTGGGACCAACTGCTCGAAGGAAGAATCAAATTCCATAAAGCTCTGGTGACGGCCAACCAGCTTCCACAGCCGCAGACCCTCTCAGAGTTTAAGAGGAGGGGCGGAGCTGAGATTGCAGGGGCGCTGAAGACCACACACAAGGCTTTAAAGGCTCTCCAAAGGTccctgctggagctgcaggatcAGCTGCTGTGCCAGAACGAAGACACGCGGCCCATCGCTCTGGGCAAGACTGGGGCTCAGGGTGAAGACGAGGAGATAAACAGTGATGAGAATGACGACGAAGAGGGATCAGCGCAGGTGGGCTTAGCACCAAAACGAAAATTGGAGATGGCAGAGTACCCAGACTTCATGGCCAAACGCTTCGCTGCATTCCAGCCTTACCGCAACGCAACGCTGCAGAAGTGGCACGACAAAACTCGACTGACCATGGGTAAGAGCAGCAAGGGCTTTGGGGCATTTGATAGGAACATACTGACTCAGGTGGAGCAGGTGCTGATGGACAAAGAGAGGCTGGTGCGGCGTACCCAGACCCGACGCTCAGAATACAGAGTCCTGGGGAAGAGAGAGTCCTCTGCTTTCACCTCGGAGACCGTCCCCTGTGAAGATGAAGAGgttgagcagcagctgaaagcTAACACGCATCTCAAAGACGCGGACGAGGACATATTTGATGACGACGATTTCTACCACCAGCTACTGCGAGAGCTCATCGAGCGCAGGACGAATGCAGCAGATCCCAACGACCAGGTGGCCATGGGCCGACAGTGGCTGGCCATTCAGAAATTGCGCAGCAAGATAAAGAAGAAGGTGGATACCAAAGCCAGCAAGGGGCGCAAAGTCCGATTCCACATCCACAGTAAGCTGGTGAATTTTATGGCTGCGATTGACCACAGCTTAATGAACGACGAGGCTCGCAGCGAACTCTATCGTGGCCTTTTTGGTCAGAACTCCTCGGTCAAGTGTGACGTTTAG